CGTCCGCTTCGATGACCGCTTTCGCAATTTTCGCTTCAATGTCTGTGTTCGTTTTCTCGATAGAGGCCATTACTTTATCAACATCGGCAGAGCTGGTGGCTGCAAGTGCGCTTGTTCCAAAAGACGCTGACAGCATTACAGAAATTGAGATGACTAGAGCTTTTTTTAACATGTTTTTTCCCTCCGTTTTTTGATCCCTTAAGGCCTTTCAAGAGGTATTTAAGAGGCAGTGACAGATGGAGACTCATGCAGCATGCTCAAATGGTGTAAAGGGAATTTGCTCCGAATGCTTTGCATCCTAATTCTTTCATGGAATGAGCCCAGCAGGAAATATGATTCAAAAACTAGTATAAACTATCTAGTAGTATTTGACTATCAATAATTGCTTTATAAAGAACGATAATCTAAGAAAATTCAATATATTGAAAATGTGTGTTTCTTTATGTCGAATATAGGGTATATATATCATTTCTTTTTTCAGACCTTGAAAAACGGCTTGTATTCTAGTGAAGAGGACAAATTAATCAAAGTGGAGGGCTGGCCATATTCCATAGCGGCATCAATGAAATCCTCCAATGTATGAACAGATTCAGTGACGACTTTTACTAGATAGCTGAACTGTCCGGCAAGCCTGTGGCATTCCATCACCTCAGACTGACCGCTGCAGAATTCGCGGAAGGCTTTGCATCTTTTTGAATCAAATAAAATAAAAGCCGTGACGTATTTATTGATTTTTTCGGGGTTAATCACAGCTCTGTAGGCGGTAATGACGCCTTTATCTTCAAGCTTTTTAACCCTTTCCTTCACAGCCGGTACGGACAAATTGATCCGATTGCCGAGCTCCGTCATGGAAATGCGGGCATCCTCCTGAAGATGAAAAATAATTTTCTGATCCAATGCATCCATTCAAAGAGACCCTCCTTAAAATATAAATCTGTGAATGATAAAGAACGTAAAAAATGAAGTTTTTTTCTATCATTACCTCATAAACTGTATGTTAAATGATTCCAATTCGAAATACAATAAAAGGGCAAACAGATAGGAGGGGATGAGCTGTGGATAGACGTACTCCACTGCTGATCATAGATGTTCAGAAAGCCTTCGATGACCCGGGCTGGGGACCAAATGACCCTAGTTAATCTGCACGAAGAATTTGCGGAAATCCGGACGACGGAAAAAGTATTGAGAAGAGAGAGGAGCTTGAAAGATGGCGCTTGAAATGAGAACGAATTGTGAGAGATGCGAACATACACTTGATGCGCATTCCACCGCTTATATATGTACCCATGAATGTACGTTTTGCGAAGATTGTACCAAAGAAATGCACGGGGTTTGCCAGAACTGCGGGGGAGAACTGGTGAAGCGCCCAAGAGCGGGCGGAGCTTGCCCGATTAGCCGGTCTTAATATTAGCAACTTCCTGATCCATCCCTTTTCTAATTGAATT
The Metabacillus sp. FJAT-52054 genome window above contains:
- a CDS encoding Lrp/AsnC family transcriptional regulator; translation: MDALDQKIIFHLQEDARISMTELGNRINLSVPAVKERVKKLEDKGVITAYRAVINPEKINKYVTAFILFDSKRCKAFREFCSGQSEVMECHRLAGQFSYLVKVVTESVHTLEDFIDAAMEYGQPSTLINLSSSLEYKPFFKV
- a CDS encoding DUF1272 domain-containing protein, translating into MALEMRTNCERCEHTLDAHSTAYICTHECTFCEDCTKEMHGVCQNCGGELVKRPRAGGACPISRS